In Eucalyptus grandis isolate ANBG69807.140 chromosome 4, ASM1654582v1, whole genome shotgun sequence, the following proteins share a genomic window:
- the LOC104440904 gene encoding senescence-specific cysteine protease SAG12 has protein sequence MAKQNQLPFLTLATLLVIIVFVSETLCRTLGEEHLLKQHEQWMAVHGRVYKDADEKAKRYEIFKQNVNRINAFNNDKDAAYKLAVNKFADLTNEEFRASFTGYKRRSTRVLTSVDEKPFKYANFTAAPPVLDWRTKKAVTSVKDQSSCGACWAFSAVAAMEGITMLKKGKLVSLSEQELVDCDVNGVNEGCEGGLMDSAFQFIKSKGGLTSEANYPYQGNDGTCRTAKAANIVASITGYQDVPANNEKALLQAVANQPVSVAIEGSGFSFQFYSGGVFTGSCGTSLDHAVTAVGYGTTSGGAKYWLLKNSWGTGWGESGYMRIRRDVTSKAGLCGLAMEPSYPTA, from the exons ATGGCCAAACAAAACCAACTCCCATTCCTCACATTAGCCACTCTTTTGGTCATCATAGTTTTTGTTTCGGAAACGCTTTGCCGCACTCTTGGAGAGGAACACCTGTTAAAGCAACATGAGCAGTGGATGGCGGTTCACGGGCGCGTGTACAAGGATGCGGATGAAAAAGCGAAACGGTATGAGATATTCAAACAGAACGTTAACCGCATCAACGCCTTTAATAATGATAAGGACGCGGCGTATAAACTGGCTGTGAACAAGTTCGCGGACCTAACCAACGAGGAGTTCCGCGCTTCCTTCACCGGCTACAAGAGGAGGTCCACCCGTGTCCTGACCTCTGTGGACGAGAAACCGTTCAAGTACGCGAACTTCACCGCTGCTCCACCCGTCTTGGACTGGCGAACCAAGAAGGCTGTGACATCTGTCAAGGATCAAAGCAGCTGTG GAGCTTGTTGGGCGTTCTCGGCTGTGGCGGCTATGGAAGGGATTACCATGCTCAAGAAGGGGAAGTTGGTGTCACTCTCGGAGCAAGAACTCGTGGATTGCGATGTTAACGGTGTCAACGAAGGCTGCGAGGGCGGGCTCATGGACAGTGCCTTCCAGTTCATCAAAAGCAAGGGTGGCCTCACCTCCGAGGCAAACTACCCTTACCAGGGGAATGACGGGACCTGCAGAACGGCCAAGGCGGCGAATATCGTGGCCTCGATAACAGGCTACCAGGATGTGCCGGCCAACAATGAGAAGGCCCTCCTGCAGGCCGTGGCGAACCAGCCGGTCTCTGTGGCAATCGAGGGGAGCGGGTTCTCATTCCAGTTCTACTCAGGTGGTGTGTTCACGGGCTCGTGTGGAACCAGCCTTGACCACGCCGTCACAGCCGTGGGGTACGGTACGACCTCCGGCGGGGCCAAGTATTGGCTGCTGAAGAATTCGTGGGGCACCGGGTGGGGCGAGAGCGGGTACATGAGGATCCGGAGGGATGTAACCTCCAAGGCTGGTCTCTGTGGTCTCGCCATGGAACCTTCTTATCCAACTGCATGA